A stretch of the Vitis riparia cultivar Riparia Gloire de Montpellier isolate 1030 chromosome 13, EGFV_Vit.rip_1.0, whole genome shotgun sequence genome encodes the following:
- the LOC117928690 gene encoding putative disease resistance RPP13-like protein 1 — MFVAEAAVSSIFDVVLEKLVAAPLLEYARSQNVEATLQKWKRILLHIEAVLTDAEQKQIRDRAVKLWLDDLKSFAYDMEDVLDEFNTEANRQILIHGPQASTSQVHKLIPTCFAACHPTSVIFNAKVGGKIKKITRELDAVAKRKHDFHLREGVGGLSFEMEERLQTTSLVDESSIYGRDAKKEAIIQFLLSEKASRDNGDNGVSVVPIVGMGGVGKTTLAQIIYNDKRVESHFDTRIWVCVSDRFDVTGITKAILESVTHSSTDSKNLESLQNSLKNGLNGKRFFLVLDDVWNEKPQNWDALKAPFRAGAQGSMIVVTTRNEDVASIMRTTASSHHLDVLSYEECRLLFAKHAFAHMNTNIRQKLEPIGEKIVRKCRGLPLAAKSLGSLLHTKQDENAWNEVLNNDIWDFPIEQSDILPALYLSYHYLPPNLKRCFAYCSIFPKDYKFEKRKLVLLWMAEGLLGGSNGEKIIEDFGNTCFENLLSRSFFQRSIDDESLFMMHDLIHDLAQFVSGKFCSWLDDGKKNQISKQTRHSSYIIAKEFELSMKFNPFYEAHNLRTFLPVHTGHQSRRIFLSKKISNLLLPTLKCLRVLSLAHYHIVELPRSIGTLKHLRYLDLSRTSIRRLPESITNLFNLQTLMLSNCHSLTRLPTKMGKLINLRHLDISDTSLKEMPMGMEGLKRLRTLTAFAVGEDRGAKIKELRDMSHLGGRLCISKLQNVVDAMDVFEANLKGKERLDELVMQWDGDATARDLQKETTVLEKLQPHNNLKELTIEHYCGEKFPNWLGEHSFTNMVSMQLHDCKNCSSLPSLGQLGSLKELSIMRIDGVQKVGQEFYGNIGSSSFKPFEALEILRFEKMLEWEEWVCREIEFPCLKELYIKICPKLKKDLPKHLPKLTKLEIRECGQLVCCLPMAPSIRELMLVECDDVVVRSAGSLTSLASLDIRNVCKIPDELGQLNSLVKLSVYRCPELKEMPPILHNLTSLKHLDIRYCDSLLSCSEMGLPPMLERFQIVHCPILKSLSEGMIQNNTTLQQLYISCCKKLELSLPEDMTHNHYAFLTQLNIFEICDSLTSFPLAFFTKLEYLHITNCGNLESLYIPDGLHHVDLTSLQSLEISNCPNLVSFPRGGLPTSNLRRLCIRNCEKLKSLPQGMHALLTSLEYLHISSCPEIDSFPEGGLPTNLSDLHIGNCNKLLACPMEWGLQTLPFLRTLEIEGYEKERFPEERFLPSTLTFLQIRGFPNLKSLDNKGLQHLTSLETLEIWKCGKLKSFPKQGLPSSLSRLYIRRCPLLKKRCQRDEGKEWPNISHIPCIVFDRYDKKNTEVILS; from the coding sequence ATGTTTGTGGCGGAGGCGGCTGTGTCTTCCATCTTTGATGTGGTGCTTGAGAAGTTGGTGGCTGCCCCTTTGTTGGAGTATGCACGCAGTCAGAATGTTGAGGCCACTCTCCAAAAATGGAAGAGGATTTTGTTACATATTGAAGCTGTGCTGACTGATGCTGAGCAGAAGCAGATAAGGGACAGAGCTGTTAAGCTTTGGTTGGATGATCTCAAATCTTTCGCTTACGACATGGAAGATGTTCTGGACGAGTTCAACACTGAAGCTAATCGGCAGATCCTGATACATGGACCCCAAGCTAGCACCAGCCAGGTACACAAGCTCATCCCAACTTGTTTTGCTGCTTGTCATCCTACATCCGTCATATTTAATGCAAAGGTTGGTggaaagataaagaaaattacaaggGAGTTGGATGCTGTTGCAAAACGAAAGCATGACTTTCATTTAAGGGAGGGTGTTGGAGGGTTGTCGTTTGAGATGGAAGAAAGGTTACAAACCACTTCCTTGGTAGATGAGTCTAGCATTTATGGTAGGGATGCTAAGAAGGAGGCTATCATTCAATTTCTCTTATCCGAGAAAGCCTCCAGGGATAATGGTGATAATGGAGTTTCTGTAGTTCCCATCGTAGGTATGGGTGGGGTTGGTAAAACAACCCTGGCTCAAATTATCTACAATGATAAGAGGGTGGAGAGCCACTTTGATACCAGGATTTGGGTTTGTGTATCGGATCGATTTGATGTGACAGGGATAACCAAAGCAATTCTAGAGTCCGTCACTCATAGTTCAACTGATTCTAAGAACTTAGAATCATTACAAAATAGCCTGAAGAATGGATTGAATGGGAAAAGATTCTTCCTCGTTCTAGATGATGTGTGGAACGAGAAGCCCCAAAACTGGGATGCCTTAAAGGCTCCTTTTAGGGCTGGTGCACAAGGCAGTATGATCGTAGTAACAACTCGTAATGAAGATGTTGCATCGATTATGCGCACTACTGCCTCTTCTCATCACCTTGATGTGCTATCCTATGAAGAGTGTCGGCTATTATTTGCAAAACACGCCTTTGCACATATGAATACAAACATCCGCCAAAAGTTGGAACCAATTGGTGAGAAGATAGTAAGAAAATGCAGAGGCTTGCCTTTGGCTGCAAAGTCGCTTGGAAGTCTATTACACACTAAACAAGATGAAAATGCTTGGAATGAAGTACTGAATAATGACATATGGGATTTTCCAATTGAACAAAGTGACATTCTTCCAGCTTTATACTTGAGTTACCATTATCTTCCACCAAATTTGAAACGATGTTTTGCATATTGCTCCATATTCCCCAAGgactataaatttgaaaaaaggaaattaGTGTTGTTATGGATGGCAGAAGGCTTATTAGGTGGCTCTAACGGGGAGAAAATTATAGAAGATTTTGGTAACACATGCTTTGAAAATTTACTTTCAAGATCTTTTTTCCAACGATCCATTGATGATGAATCACTATTTATGATGCATGATTTAATTCATGATTTAGCACAATTTGTATCGGGGAAATTTTGTTCTTGGTTGGAtgatggaaagaaaaatcaaatttctaagCAGACCAGACATTCTTCTTATATTATTGCAAAGGAATTTGAACTCTCCATGAAATTTAATCCATTTTATGAAGCTCATAATTTGCGGACCTTTCTTCCTGTACATACAGGTCATCAATCTCGTCGTATCTTTTTAAGCAAGAAGATCTCAAATCTTTTATTGCCAACACTGAAATGCTTACGGGTTCTCTCTTTAGCTCATTATCATATTGTGGAGTTGCCTCGCTCAATTGGAACTTTGAAACACCTACGCTACTTAGATCTTTCTCGTACTTCAATTAGAAGGCTCCCTGAATCAATaaccaaccttttcaacttGCAGACATTGATGTTGTCAAATTGTCATTCTCTTACTCGTTTGCCCACAAAAATGGGGAAACTAATCAACTTGCGTCATCTTGATATTAGTGACACTAGCTTAAAGGAGATGCCAATGGGAATGGAAGGGTTGAAACGTCTTCGAACATTGACTGCTTTTGCTGTTGGTGAGGATAGAGGGGCAAAAATTAAAGAGTTGAGGGACATGTCACACCTTGGTGGCAGACTTTGCATTTCCAAGTTGCAGAATGTGGTGGATGCTATGGATGTCTTCGAGGCTAATTTGAAAGGCAAGGAGCGTCTTGATGAGTTAGTAATGCAGTGGGATGGCGATGCTACTGCTCGTGATTTGCAGAAGGAAACAACTGTGCTTGAAAAGCTACAACCTCATAACAATTTGAAAGAGCTGACCATCGAGCACTATTGTGGTGAAAAATTTCCTAACTGGTTAGGCGAACATTCATTTACTAATATGGTGTCCATGCAACTCCACGATTGTAAAAATTGCTCATCCTTGCCATCGCTAGGGCAACTTGGATCTCTCAAGGAGCTCTCTATTATGAGGATTGATGGAGTGCAGAAGGTGGGACAAGAGTTCTATGGGAATATTGGGTCTTCTTCGTTTAAGCCATTTGAAGCCCTAGAGATTCTGAGGTTTGAAAAGATGTTAGAGTGGGAGGAATGGGTTTGTCGTGAAATTGAATTCCCTTGTTTGAAGGAGCTTTATATCAAGATATGTCCAAAGCTGAAAAAGGATTTACCCAAACACCTTcctaaattaacaaaacttgaGATTAGAGAATGCGGGCAGCTGGTGTGCTGTCTTCCAATGGCTCCCTCCATTCGTGAATTGATGTTGGTGGAATGTGATGATGTGGTCGTTAGGAGTGCGGGCAGTCTCACCTCATTGGCTTCCTTGGATATACGCAATGTTTGTAAAATACCAGATGAATTAGGACAACTGAATTCTCTTGTAAAGTTGTCTGTGTATCGTTGTCCCGAGCTAAAGGAAATGCCACCCATTCTTCACAACTTGACATCTCTTAAACACTTGGATATCCGGTACTGTGACAGTCTTTTGTCTTGTTCGGAGATGGGGCTACCACCAATGCTTGAAAGGTTTCAAATTGTTCACTGTCCCATTCTGAAGTCCCTATCAGAGGGAATGATACAAAATAATACTACTCTCCAACAATTGTACATCTCGTGCTGTAAAAAATTGGAGTTATCATTGCCTGAGGATATGACGCACAACCACTACGCTTTCCTTActcaattaaatatatttgaaatttgtgaTTCTCTCACGTCCTTTCCTTTAGCTTTCTTCACAAAGCTTGAGTATCTTCATATCACAAATTGTGGAAATCTGGAGTCCCTTTACATTCCAGATGGACTTCACCACGTGGATCTCACATCTCTCCAGTCATTGGAAATATCTAATTGCCCTAATCTGGTATCTTTTCCACGAGGAGGATTGCCCACTTCCAATTTAAGACGGCTTTGTATACGTAACTGCGAAAAACTTAAGTCACTGCCCCAAGGGATGCACGCCCTCCTTACATCCCTTGAATATTTGCATATATCTAGTTGTccagaaattgattcatttccAGAAGGAGGTTTGCCCACTAATTTATCTGACCTTCACATCGGGAATTGCAACAAACTCTTGGCTTGTCCGATGGAGTGGGGCTTGCAAACGCTACCCTTTCTTAGAACGTTGGAGATTGAAGGAtatgagaaagaaagatttcCCGAGGAGCGATTTCTGCCCTCCACTCTCACCTTCCTTCAAATTAGGGGTTTTCCAAATCTGAAATCCCTGGACAATAAGGGGCTTCAGCACCTCACCTCTCTTGAAACCCTGGAGATTTGGAAATGTGGAAAGCTCAAGTCCTTCCCAAAACAAGGGCTGCCCTCCTCCCTTTCTCGTCTTTATATTAGAAGGTGTCCTCTGCTGAAGAAACGGTGCCAAAGGGATGAAGGGAAAGAATGGCCCAACATTTCTCACATCCCCTGCATAGTGTTCGACAGATACGATAAGAAAAATACGGAGGTGATCTTATCATGA